DNA from Pirellulales bacterium:
CTCGATCGCGGCGGAGATGCCCATCTGGGTCGATCCCAAGGCCCAGGGCGGCACACCGATGTGCAACGTGCTGCACCACTGCTACGAGGTGTTGGACGGCTGGATCAAAGACCACCAATCGAGCTTTCCGCCGATCGTGATCAACATCACCGACGGCGAATCGCAAGACGGCGACCCGATTCCCTACGCCGACGCCGTGAAAGACCTGGCCACCGAAGACGGCAACGTGCTGCTCTTCAACTGCCACTTGTCGATGACGGCGGCCGACCCGTTCATGTTCCCGGCCAGCAACGAGATTTTGCCCGACGATTTGGCCCGCGTGCTGTTCGACATGTCGAGCGCGGTGCCCGAAACGATTTTCAATCGCGCCGTGGCCGAAGGCTTTGAGTTGAAGCCGAACGCCCGCGGCATGGCCTTCAACGCCGACATGGTGGCGCTGCTCAAGTTCTTGGATATGGGCACGCGTGCGGCGGCGCCGGGGAACCTGCGGTAGGACCATGACCGAATACACAGCGATCTAGGAGCGGGGCGATCGCAATTGCTTCACTGCGTTATGTCCACGAATCCCGTTTTCAACGCTCCCACCGACCGCGGCGCGGCGCCGCTGGACTTCGATCCGCACGAAGCGGCCGCGTTTCTGACCGCCGCAGATAAACGCCTGGGCCGCATCATCGAGCGGGCAGGCCCCTTCACGCTGCGGCCGGAAAAAATACA
Protein-coding regions in this window:
- a CDS encoding vWA domain-containing protein — its product is MPYTQEISRARKACFLFLLDQSFSMEEPLGNSDKLKKDELATALNAWLQNMTIRASGDTGIKDWMDVGVIGYRTDEQGNPILESALQGALAGRGDLVSIKDIGENPLRIDQKQQQLPDDETGEMISIAAEMPIWVDPKAQGGTPMCNVLHHCYEVLDGWIKDHQSSFPPIVINITDGESQDGDPIPYADAVKDLATEDGNVLLFNCHLSMTAADPFMFPASNEILPDDLARVLFDMSSAVPETIFNRAVAEGFELKPNARGMAFNADMVALLKFLDMGTRAAAPGNLR